In Calonectris borealis chromosome 10, bCalBor7.hap1.2, whole genome shotgun sequence, a single genomic region encodes these proteins:
- the OGG1 gene encoding N-glycosylase/DNA lyase isoform X1: protein MTLRDSPAAGSSLWRCLPCPPAELRLDLVLSSGQTFRWWESSPGAWTGVLGGRVWTLRQDRDRLWYTVYGEERDGRPAEAAKPDGAETDQILRDYFQLDVELPALYRAWGAADPLFRKVADDFPGVRVLRQDPVECLFSFICTSNNHISRITAMIERLCRAFGRRLCRLDARPFHAFPSLSALAGADAEARLRALGFGYRAKFVSGSAQAITEGLGAEGLRQLRAAPYAEARRVLCALPGVGAKVADCVCLMALDKAEAVPVDTHVWRIARQRYGVALGGRSLTPRAHQEIGDFFRGLWGPRAGWAQAVLFCADLRKGQELAGSRDRAWGGRGQDSRGDGPP from the exons atgACGCTGCGGgacagccccgccgccggctcgTCCCTGTggcgctgcctgccctgcccgcccgccgagCTGCGCCTGGACCTGGTGCTGTCGTCGGGGCAGACCTTCCG GTGGTGGGAGAGCAGCCCGGGGGCCTGGACGGGCGTGCTGGGGGGGCGCGTCTGGACGCTGAGGCAGGACCGGGACCGGCTCTGGTACACGGTGTACGGCGAGGAGCGGGACGGGCGTCCCGCCGAGGCGGCAAAGCCGGACGGTGCCGAGACGGACCAGATCCTGCGCGACTACTTCCAGCTGGACGTGGAGCTGCCGGCCCTGTACCGCGCCTGGGGGGCGGCCGACCCCCTCTTCCGCAAGGTGGCCGACGACTTCCCAG GGGTGCGGGTGCTGCGGCAGGACCCCGTTGAGTGCCTCTTCTCCTTCATCTGCACCTCCAACAACCACATCTCCCGCATCACCGCCATGATCGAGCGCCTCTGCCGGGCCTTCGGCCGCCGCCTCTGCCGCCTCGATGCCCGGCCCTTCCacgccttcccctccctctcgGCTCTCGCAG GTGCTGACGCCGAGGCCCGGCTGCGGGCGCTGGGCTTCGGGTACCGGGCCAAGTTTGTCAGCGGGAGCGCGCAGGCCATCACCGAGGGGCTCGGCGCTGAGGGGCTGCGCCAGCTGCGTGCCGCGCCCTACGCCGaggccaggagggtgctgtgtgccCTGCCTGGCGTGGGCGCCAAG GTTGCCGACTGTGTCTGCCTGATGGCCCTGGACAAGGCGGAGGCAGTGCCGGTGGACACCCACGTCTGGCGCATCGCGCGGCAGCGCTACGGTGTGGCGCTGGGTGGCAGGAGCCTGACCCCCCGGGCCCACCAGGAGATCg GCGACTTCTTCCGGGGGCTTTGGGGCCCCCGCGCCGGCTGGGCGCAGGCA GTCCTCTTCTGCGCCGACCTCCGCAAGGGCCAGGAGCTGGCCGGCAGCCGGGATCGGGCCTGGGGTGGCCGAGGCCAGGACAGCCGTGGGGACGGGCCCCCCTAG
- the OGG1 gene encoding N-glycosylase/DNA lyase isoform X2: MTLRDSPAAGSSLWRCLPCPPAELRLDLVLSSGQTFRWWESSPGAWTGVLGGRVWTLRQDRDRLWYTVYGEERDGRPAEAAKPDGAETDQILRDYFQLDVELPALYRAWGAADPLFRKVADDFPGADAEARLRALGFGYRAKFVSGSAQAITEGLGAEGLRQLRAAPYAEARRVLCALPGVGAKVADCVCLMALDKAEAVPVDTHVWRIARQRYGVALGGRSLTPRAHQEIGDFFRGLWGPRAGWAQAVLFCADLRKGQELAGSRDRAWGGRGQDSRGDGPP; this comes from the exons atgACGCTGCGGgacagccccgccgccggctcgTCCCTGTggcgctgcctgccctgcccgcccgccgagCTGCGCCTGGACCTGGTGCTGTCGTCGGGGCAGACCTTCCG GTGGTGGGAGAGCAGCCCGGGGGCCTGGACGGGCGTGCTGGGGGGGCGCGTCTGGACGCTGAGGCAGGACCGGGACCGGCTCTGGTACACGGTGTACGGCGAGGAGCGGGACGGGCGTCCCGCCGAGGCGGCAAAGCCGGACGGTGCCGAGACGGACCAGATCCTGCGCGACTACTTCCAGCTGGACGTGGAGCTGCCGGCCCTGTACCGCGCCTGGGGGGCGGCCGACCCCCTCTTCCGCAAGGTGGCCGACGACTTCCCAG GTGCTGACGCCGAGGCCCGGCTGCGGGCGCTGGGCTTCGGGTACCGGGCCAAGTTTGTCAGCGGGAGCGCGCAGGCCATCACCGAGGGGCTCGGCGCTGAGGGGCTGCGCCAGCTGCGTGCCGCGCCCTACGCCGaggccaggagggtgctgtgtgccCTGCCTGGCGTGGGCGCCAAG GTTGCCGACTGTGTCTGCCTGATGGCCCTGGACAAGGCGGAGGCAGTGCCGGTGGACACCCACGTCTGGCGCATCGCGCGGCAGCGCTACGGTGTGGCGCTGGGTGGCAGGAGCCTGACCCCCCGGGCCCACCAGGAGATCg GCGACTTCTTCCGGGGGCTTTGGGGCCCCCGCGCCGGCTGGGCGCAGGCA GTCCTCTTCTGCGCCGACCTCCGCAAGGGCCAGGAGCTGGCCGGCAGCCGGGATCGGGCCTGGGGTGGCCGAGGCCAGGACAGCCGTGGGGACGGGCCCCCCTAG